The Sulfuriferula thiophila genomic sequence CTTATGGTCTGGCCGGCTTGCGTGTCGGTTATGCGCTGGCAAGTCCAGCAATAGCTGATATGATGAACCGTGTGCGCCAGCCGTTTAACGTGAATAGTCTGGCGCTGGTCGCCGCGACGGCTGCGCTGAATGATGATGAGTTTATTGCACGCAGCTATGCGCTCAACCAGCTGGGAATGCGCCAGTTGACCCAGGGTTTGAGATTGCTGGGTCTTGATTACATCCCGTCGTACGCTAATTTTCTTGCCATTCGCATTGGCAATGCCACGGCGATGTACCGACGCTTACTGGAACACGGTGTAATTGTCCGACCCATCGGCAATTACGGTATGCCTGAATATTTACGCGTCAGCATAGGGCTGGCGTCAGAGAACAACCAATTTTTGCAGGCGTTAGAAGACGTCGTTAAGGAGCAAGTATGATTATCGTAATGAGCCCGAGTGCTACTGAGCAACAAATCGAAGCAGTCGTTAAAAAGGTCAAGGAATACGGCTGCGATGCCAATATCTCACGCGGCGTCGAACGTACCATTATTGGTGCCATCGGTGATGAGCGCACTATCGATCAGGAATTGATTGACGCTTTGCCTGGTGTCGAGCAATCCATGCACATCGTAAAGCCATACAAGATCGTGGCGCGCGAATGGCATAAGGAAAATACCGTTATCGACATCAAGGGCGTGCCGCTGGGTGGCAATACCGTGCAGATCATTGCCGGCCCTTGTTCAGTAGAAACCCAGCAGCAGATGGATGACTCTGCCAAGTATGTGAAAGAAGCCGGCTGCCGCCTGATGCGCGGCGGTGCGTTCAAGCCGCGTACCAGCCCTTACTCGTTCCAGGGTAAAGGGGTTGAAGGTTTGGAAATGTTCCGCAAGGCAGCCGATGCACAGGGCCTGCCTATCGTTACCGAATTGATGGATGTGCGTATGCTGGATACCTTTATGGAATGGGACGTTGACGTCATCCAGATCGGTACCCGCAATATGCAAAACTTCGATTTATTGAAGGAAGTCGGGCGCATAAACAAGCCGGTGATTCTGAAACGCGGCATGTCTGCAACCATTTCCGAATGGTTGATGGCGGCCGAGTACATTGCTGCTGCCGGTAACCACAACATTATTTTCTGCGAACGCGGTATCCGTACTTTCGAAACCTACTACCGTAACGTGCTCGACGTCACCGCGATTCCAGTGCTGAAAAAAGAAACACACTTGCCAGTTATCATTGATCCGTCTCATGCGGGTGGTAAAGCATGGATGGTGCCAGCATTGTCACGCGCAGCAATTGCTGCCGGTGCCGATGGCCTGC encodes the following:
- the aroF gene encoding 3-deoxy-7-phosphoheptulonate synthase, translated to MIIVMSPSATEQQIEAVVKKVKEYGCDANISRGVERTIIGAIGDERTIDQELIDALPGVEQSMHIVKPYKIVAREWHKENTVIDIKGVPLGGNTVQIIAGPCSVETQQQMDDSAKYVKEAGCRLMRGGAFKPRTSPYSFQGKGVEGLEMFRKAADAQGLPIVTELMDVRMLDTFMEWDVDVIQIGTRNMQNFDLLKEVGRINKPVILKRGMSATISEWLMAAEYIAAAGNHNIIFCERGIRTFETYYRNVLDVTAIPVLKKETHLPVIIDPSHAGGKAWMVPALSRAAIAAGADGLLVEMHPTPCEAWCDADQALTPEELKKLMVELGGIAKILGRDI